One part of the uncultured Fibrobacter sp. genome encodes these proteins:
- a CDS encoding glycoside hydrolase family 9 protein: MNKSWNVCFCTAAFVAVSLSASSAFAGPLVNQLGYYPDAEKTVVFPGNDANGLEVRDLKGKTVLKLKAPLVYDWDYSGEEVQTFDISSVKTPGTYRLFRSGEYVGTPVVVGKNVYGDLVKASLKWFYYQRASMALEPQYAGKWARAAGHKDDKVVIYGSDKVTGGKGAGKTIKSQRGWYDAGDYGKYIVNSGITVFTLLEIYEHFPKYADSLHWNIPREFPKYPELLEEVRYNLDWMLTMQDKDGGVYHKVTTLKFGGSVLPENDIAPRYAIIKNVTASLDFAAVMAQASVVYRNIDKAYADKMLKAAESAYAWAKKNPEAFYKQPDDVQTGSYMPGDENGKDEFRWAAAELFRTSKKAEYQEDLKANAFTPDGAWWGNVNMLAAFRVALDSADFEKELVDAAKKVVLNEANNLRAVGDTSAYRLPAFPWSWNWGSNSAMANNGIVLVHAYLLTKDKSYLDGAQQCLDYLLGKNPQDITYVTGFGYRSPRNPHHRPSESDMVDDPVPGMLVGGPHLGKQDINLDGKENWKCPNYAAADKPALAYIDDRCSYATNEVAINWNAPLAYLAAALEAIYNK; this comes from the coding sequence ATGAATAAGTCTTGGAATGTTTGTTTTTGTACAGCCGCTTTTGTGGCGGTCTCCTTATCTGCCTCTTCGGCTTTCGCTGGCCCCCTCGTGAACCAGCTGGGTTATTATCCCGATGCCGAAAAGACGGTCGTTTTCCCCGGTAACGATGCGAACGGGCTCGAAGTCCGTGACCTGAAGGGAAAAACGGTTCTGAAACTCAAGGCTCCCCTGGTGTACGACTGGGATTACAGCGGTGAGGAAGTGCAGACCTTTGATATTTCTTCTGTAAAGACTCCGGGAACTTACCGGCTTTTCCGCAGTGGCGAATACGTGGGTACACCCGTTGTCGTCGGGAAAAATGTTTACGGCGATTTGGTGAAGGCGAGTCTCAAGTGGTTCTACTACCAGCGTGCGAGCATGGCGCTGGAGCCGCAGTATGCGGGCAAGTGGGCGCGCGCCGCAGGCCACAAGGATGACAAGGTCGTTATCTATGGTTCCGACAAGGTGACGGGCGGCAAGGGTGCCGGCAAGACCATCAAATCGCAGCGCGGTTGGTACGATGCGGGCGATTACGGCAAGTACATCGTGAACTCCGGCATCACCGTGTTTACTTTGCTCGAAATTTATGAACATTTCCCGAAGTATGCGGATTCGCTTCATTGGAACATCCCGCGCGAATTCCCGAAATACCCGGAGCTCCTCGAAGAGGTACGCTACAACTTGGACTGGATGCTGACCATGCAGGACAAGGACGGTGGCGTGTACCACAAGGTGACTACGCTGAAGTTCGGCGGGAGCGTGCTGCCCGAAAACGATATTGCGCCGCGTTACGCGATTATCAAGAACGTGACGGCTTCGCTGGACTTTGCGGCAGTGATGGCGCAGGCGAGCGTGGTTTACAGGAATATCGACAAGGCTTATGCCGACAAGATGCTCAAGGCTGCCGAGAGTGCGTATGCCTGGGCCAAGAAGAATCCGGAAGCTTTCTACAAGCAGCCCGACGACGTGCAGACGGGTAGCTATATGCCCGGCGACGAGAACGGCAAGGACGAATTCCGCTGGGCTGCTGCTGAGCTCTTCCGTACGTCTAAGAAAGCGGAATATCAGGAAGACTTGAAGGCGAATGCGTTTACGCCCGATGGTGCCTGGTGGGGCAATGTGAACATGCTTGCGGCTTTCCGTGTTGCGCTGGATTCTGCGGACTTTGAAAAAGAACTCGTCGATGCCGCAAAGAAGGTCGTGCTGAACGAGGCGAACAACCTCCGTGCCGTGGGCGACACGAGTGCTTACCGCTTGCCTGCATTCCCGTGGAGTTGGAACTGGGGCAGCAATAGTGCGATGGCGAACAACGGGATTGTGCTGGTGCATGCTTACTTGCTTACCAAGGACAAGAGCTACCTGGATGGCGCGCAGCAGTGCCTGGACTACTTGCTCGGCAAGAACCCGCAGGATATCACTTATGTGACCGGTTTCGGTTATAGGAGCCCGCGCAACCCGCACCACCGCCCAAGTGAATCCGACATGGTGGACGATCCGGTGCCGGGAATGCTCGTGGGTGGCCCGCACCTGGGCAAGCAGGATATCAACCTGGACGGCAAGGAAAATTGGAAGTGCCCGAACTATGCCGCTGCCGACAAACCTGCGCTTGCCTACATCGATGATCGCTGCAGCTATGCGACGAACGAAGTGGCTATCAATTGGAACGCTCCGCTTGCGTACCTTGCTGCTGCACTCGAAGCGATTTATAATAAGTAG
- a CDS encoding FISUMP domain-containing protein — MNIGISKIALSLACCALPFTFTACGGDSTSVDPQDIVDDIALSSSEADDSSSSEEADSKSKSSSSKAKSSSSTDKEASSSSQDSSSSKDSSSSTNKESSSSNKESSSSESSSSTQSSSSQDSTKTESSSSQESSSSVNINVTASSFTDSRDGKTYKLVNIGGQVWMAENLQYGDSSLYVFNEAKVVCPEGFHLPTLKEFSKLIEYVGGADVAAKKLKSTSGWPNDSLGNWNGTDDYGFNAKPVESGDGAGTDENFWSSTRNSRDYPTGNFLKLDPHPKSEWFCQERENASASRACLVHGKPETKLSIRCLSNNEECGGKNIDNTKQFCQNGVAYDICRQRLYDGTKYECKNDTLYERSSGTVFKYSWFLLNPNKTYGTFKDERDGQIYKTIDIDGVVWFAENLNYASAGSLCPGNEEKYCDVYGRMYTMKQALEEDTIHLEKKQGICPKGTHLPFSPEYSLLWEKYSFEELFVGYAPFFEDDDHDGALSRLTNESGMSMLENGAYNRNYNSWDGINRQTRNIGSNFTHYHYYRWSGSGIQEFYMYPDDDNFGAIRCVVD, encoded by the coding sequence ATGAACATTGGCATATCCAAAATAGCCCTTTCTCTCGCCTGTTGTGCCCTGCCGTTCACATTTACCGCCTGTGGTGGCGACTCCACATCAGTCGACCCTCAAGACATCGTAGACGACATCGCTCTGTCCAGTTCCGAAGCAGACGACTCCTCCTCTTCGGAAGAAGCGGATTCCAAATCAAAATCGTCTTCTTCCAAGGCTAAAAGTTCCTCCAGCACCGACAAAGAGGCATCTTCCTCTTCTCAAGATTCAAGCTCCAGCAAGGATTCATCTTCTTCTACGAATAAGGAATCATCCTCGTCAAACAAGGAATCATCTTCGTCAGAAAGTTCCTCCTCGACTCAGAGTTCTTCTTCGCAGGACTCAACAAAAACCGAAAGCTCATCTTCCCAGGAATCTTCCTCCAGCGTAAACATCAATGTGACAGCATCCTCCTTCACAGACTCCCGCGACGGCAAGACATACAAGCTGGTCAACATCGGCGGGCAAGTCTGGATGGCCGAAAACTTACAATACGGCGATTCCAGCCTTTATGTTTTCAACGAAGCCAAAGTAGTTTGCCCGGAAGGATTCCACCTGCCCACCCTCAAGGAATTCAGCAAACTCATTGAGTATGTAGGCGGGGCAGATGTCGCCGCGAAGAAACTGAAAAGCACCAGTGGCTGGCCAAACGATTCTTTAGGTAACTGGAACGGCACTGACGATTACGGATTCAATGCCAAACCCGTCGAAAGCGGTGACGGAGCCGGCACCGACGAGAACTTCTGGAGTTCCACAAGAAATTCTAGAGACTACCCTACCGGAAATTTCCTAAAGCTTGACCCCCATCCAAAATCCGAATGGTTCTGCCAGGAAAGAGAGAATGCATCTGCATCACGAGCCTGCCTTGTCCATGGCAAACCAGAGACAAAACTTTCTATCCGTTGCCTAAGCAATAATGAAGAATGTGGCGGAAAAAATATCGACAACACAAAGCAATTCTGCCAAAATGGCGTCGCCTACGACATCTGCCGTCAACGACTATACGACGGCACAAAATACGAATGCAAGAACGACACACTTTACGAAAGATCAAGCGGGACCGTCTTCAAATATTCATGGTTCCTGCTCAACCCGAACAAAACATACGGAACTTTCAAAGACGAAAGAGACGGGCAAATCTATAAGACCATCGATATCGATGGCGTTGTCTGGTTCGCAGAAAATTTGAACTACGCAAGTGCAGGTTCCTTGTGCCCCGGGAATGAAGAAAAATACTGCGACGTTTATGGAAGAATGTACACCATGAAACAAGCTTTAGAAGAAGATACGATCCATCTCGAAAAGAAGCAGGGAATATGTCCTAAAGGAACTCACCTCCCATTTTCACCAGAATACAGTTTGTTATGGGAAAAATACAGTTTCGAGGAACTTTTCGTAGGCTATGCGCCTTTCTTTGAGGATGACGACCACGATGGCGCATTATCTAGATTGACAAACGAAAGCGGCATGAGCATGCTGGAAAATGGAGCCTATAATAGAAATTACAACTCATGGGACGGTATCAACAGACAAACTCGGAACATCGGCTCCAATTTTACACACTACCATTATTACCGCTGGTCAGGCAGTGGAATTCAAGAATTTTATATGTATCCAGATGATGACAACTTCGGTGCCATCCGCTGCGTTGTAGACTAG
- a CDS encoding N-acetylmuramoyl-L-alanine amidase: MRPETIKQREDEFFSNLTNSSGVKYKLTATTDIGNGVKIYSIRPDFNSYYYNVRTVKKSICLHFTVGYIKSDTSSLSKADNHVSVSYVVDRSGRIYEMFPDTEWSYHLGSGAVGGNGAMSKQSIGIEISNYGPLKLSGENLIDAYKNEYCKVSETEFYSKHSYRGYDYYASMTDVQIDAVATLVKYLGRKHNIPMNFKSDDNPFATDAEALAFKGVFYHTNVRKDKFDWPFTPSLKAVISRCSDEFPDVPESKPDATATEPQLAEPPASVEPAVEEAKPEAAPVAEPTPEPAPTPEPVKPVESAPAPQPAPAPQSAPSAAPKAQPASQKPAQTSATKPAASKPTSLFDIIISLILQLLGLKK, from the coding sequence GTGAGACCAGAAACTATCAAGCAACGCGAAGATGAATTTTTTTCGAACCTGACAAATTCGTCTGGAGTCAAGTATAAACTGACTGCGACGACCGATATCGGGAATGGCGTGAAGATTTATTCTATCCGTCCAGATTTCAACAGCTACTATTACAATGTCAGGACAGTAAAGAAGAGCATTTGCCTGCACTTTACCGTCGGCTATATCAAGTCCGATACGAGTTCACTCTCTAAGGCGGACAATCATGTGTCTGTTTCTTACGTTGTCGACCGCTCGGGAAGGATTTACGAAATGTTCCCGGACACCGAATGGAGCTACCATCTCGGGAGCGGTGCTGTCGGTGGCAACGGCGCCATGTCGAAGCAGTCCATCGGCATCGAGATTTCGAATTATGGCCCGCTCAAGCTTTCTGGCGAGAACCTGATTGACGCTTACAAGAACGAATACTGCAAGGTGTCCGAGACGGAATTCTATTCCAAGCACAGCTACAGGGGTTACGACTACTACGCCTCGATGACGGATGTCCAGATCGATGCTGTGGCCACTCTCGTCAAGTACTTGGGCCGCAAGCACAACATTCCGATGAACTTCAAGTCGGACGATAATCCGTTCGCGACCGATGCAGAAGCGCTGGCGTTCAAGGGTGTGTTCTACCACACGAACGTCAGGAAAGACAAGTTTGACTGGCCGTTTACGCCGTCACTGAAAGCAGTCATCTCCAGGTGCTCCGACGAATTTCCCGACGTGCCTGAAAGCAAGCCGGATGCCACGGCAACGGAACCGCAGCTGGCCGAACCGCCTGCAAGCGTTGAGCCTGCCGTGGAAGAGGCGAAACCCGAGGCTGCGCCTGTCGCTGAACCTACGCCGGAACCTGCTCCCACTCCGGAACCGGTGAAGCCGGTCGAGTCCGCCCCGGCCCCACAGCCCGCTCCCGCGCCGCAATCCGCACCGTCGGCGGCTCCGAAGGCACAACCTGCATCGCAGAAGCCTGCCCAGACTAGTGCGACAAAGCCGGCGGCAAGCAAGCCGACGTCATTGTTCGATATAATTATCTCGCTGATTCTCCAGCTGCTCGGGCTGAAGAAGTAA